The following are encoded together in the Thermomonas brevis genome:
- a CDS encoding TonB-dependent siderophore receptor yields MRISTTRATLALAIALSLSAAAHAQQQDSPDGARPKAKELDAVVVQGVRIQGYAAPVTNVGLKLPVSQRETPQSVSVLTRPLLEDLAVDSLDEAILFVPGVAMRQYDSVDTQYISRGFEITNYQLDGLPATLGRAKPRLAMYDRIEVLRGAAGLLNGAGEPGGAINLVRKRPTREFAASAGFNLGSWDRTLVQGDIGGPLTDDGRVRGRAVVEHEDKDLFQRGGDYRYTLGYGILETDVSANGTLSLGASFEKLKTTPVWSGLPRYSDGRALDLPRRASLEPAWQDIVTENRQLFAELDQGLNEDWRLRVSAQYAQEDGRFLVANGWGAIDPQTGAGWSITPTLQGRDYGNRSLDAAVLGSFAAWGSRHELIAGVGWNRSRTDADGHDFADSWAIGDVHAFDPYAAPRPTQPLPDTWWSGRYTTTQRGAYAMLRLHPGERLTALLGARYSRWQDDGLELIPVRYVSSDYGDSHLGGYGGLVFDVSSSWSLYASYADIFQPQSERSTQGQMPPMRGVALEGGLKGEWRDGALNASFALFDIRQKDRAQLDASQLPGACNGDTCYLAQGEVKSQGFEATVAGRLAEGVDVSAGYTWNRQTYSKDADLQGQPFNTYAPKQMVKLWASWRPPMAEAWSFGLGANWQTETRASDGAAQPAYAVWNARIGYRINQHFNVSLNVDNLLDKTYWQTIGPTGWGNFRGEPRSVTASVRWRY; encoded by the coding sequence ATGCGCATTTCCACGACGCGGGCGACGCTGGCACTGGCCATCGCCCTGTCCCTCTCCGCCGCCGCCCACGCCCAGCAGCAGGACAGCCCCGACGGCGCCAGGCCGAAAGCCAAGGAACTCGACGCCGTGGTCGTGCAGGGCGTGCGCATCCAGGGCTATGCCGCGCCGGTCACCAACGTCGGCCTGAAGCTGCCGGTCAGCCAGCGCGAAACGCCGCAGTCGGTCAGCGTGCTGACCCGCCCGCTGCTGGAAGACCTCGCCGTGGACAGCCTCGACGAAGCCATCCTGTTCGTGCCCGGCGTGGCCATGCGCCAGTACGACAGCGTCGATACCCAGTACATCTCGCGCGGCTTCGAGATCACCAACTACCAGCTTGACGGCCTGCCGGCCACGCTGGGCCGCGCCAAGCCGCGGCTGGCGATGTACGACCGCATCGAAGTGCTGCGCGGCGCCGCCGGCCTGCTCAACGGCGCGGGCGAACCCGGCGGCGCGATCAACCTGGTGCGCAAGCGGCCGACCCGCGAGTTCGCCGCCAGCGCGGGCTTCAACCTCGGCTCGTGGGATCGCACGCTGGTGCAAGGCGACATCGGCGGCCCGCTGACCGACGACGGCCGCGTGCGCGGCCGCGCGGTGGTCGAACACGAGGACAAGGACCTGTTCCAGCGCGGCGGCGATTACCGCTACACGCTGGGTTACGGCATCCTCGAAACCGACGTCTCCGCCAACGGCACTCTCAGCCTCGGCGCCAGCTTCGAGAAGCTCAAGACCACGCCGGTCTGGAGCGGCCTGCCGCGCTACAGCGACGGCCGCGCGCTCGACCTGCCGCGCCGCGCCTCGCTGGAACCGGCGTGGCAGGACATCGTCACCGAGAACAGGCAGCTGTTCGCCGAACTCGACCAGGGCTTGAACGAGGACTGGCGCCTGCGCGTCTCGGCGCAGTACGCGCAGGAGGACGGCCGCTTCCTGGTCGCCAACGGCTGGGGCGCGATCGATCCGCAGACCGGCGCCGGCTGGTCGATCACGCCGACCCTGCAAGGCCGCGACTACGGCAACCGCAGCCTCGACGCCGCCGTGCTCGGCAGCTTCGCCGCCTGGGGCAGCCGCCACGAGCTGATCGCCGGCGTCGGCTGGAACCGCAGCCGCACCGATGCCGACGGCCACGACTTCGCCGACAGCTGGGCCATCGGCGACGTGCACGCCTTCGATCCCTACGCCGCGCCGCGCCCGACCCAGCCGCTGCCCGACACCTGGTGGAGCGGCCGCTACACCACCACCCAGCGCGGCGCCTACGCGATGCTGCGCCTGCATCCGGGCGAACGCCTGACCGCCCTGCTCGGCGCGCGCTACAGCCGCTGGCAGGACGACGGCCTGGAGCTCATCCCGGTGCGCTACGTCAGCTCCGACTACGGCGACAGCCACCTCGGTGGCTACGGCGGGCTGGTGTTCGACGTCAGCAGCAGTTGGTCGCTGTATGCCAGCTACGCCGACATCTTCCAGCCGCAGAGCGAACGCTCCACCCAGGGCCAGATGCCGCCGATGCGCGGCGTGGCGCTGGAAGGCGGCCTCAAGGGCGAATGGCGCGACGGCGCGCTGAACGCCTCGTTCGCGCTGTTCGACATCCGCCAGAAGGATCGCGCCCAGCTGGACGCCTCGCAACTGCCGGGCGCCTGCAACGGCGACACCTGCTATCTCGCGCAGGGCGAGGTGAAAAGCCAGGGCTTCGAGGCCACCGTCGCCGGCCGCCTCGCCGAAGGCGTGGATGTCAGCGCCGGCTACACCTGGAACAGGCAGACCTATTCGAAGGACGCCGACCTGCAGGGCCAGCCGTTCAACACGTATGCGCCCAAACAGATGGTCAAGCTCTGGGCCAGCTGGCGTCCGCCGATGGCGGAGGCGTGGTCGTTCGGCCTCGGCGCCAACTGGCAGACCGAAACCCGCGCCAGCGACGGCGCGGCGCAGCCGGCCTACGCGGTGTGGAATGCGCGCATCGGCTACCGCATCAACCAGCACTTCAACGTGTCGCTGAACGTGGACAACCTGCTCGACAAGACCTACTGGCAGACCATCGGCCCGACCGGCTGGGGCAACTTCCGGGGCGAGCCGCGCAGCGTCACCGCCAGCGTGCGCTGGCGCTACTGA